One Streptomyces sp. R28 DNA window includes the following coding sequences:
- a CDS encoding helix-turn-helix transcriptional regulator, with protein sequence MESRSHNRADIRDFLARRRAQLTPEQVGLPTSGRRRVPGLRREEVAVLAGVSTEWYTRLEKGHISGVSEDVLDAVARTLQLSDDERTYLFDLAKAARPSPATRRRRKSVDIPPRVQWLLDSMTLSAAFVVNGRLDIVATNALARALFAPMFHGRTAGEHGRPNFARFYFLDDGSHDFVDDWDGAANITVALLRAEAGRYPNDRALRELVGELSTVSAEFRTRWAAHNVRIHHGGVKRFHHPEAGSLELTYQPLDLPMSAHEAHSLTIYTAEPGTSDEDRLKLLASWAATRLQVEGG encoded by the coding sequence ATGGAAAGCCGCTCCCACAACCGCGCCGACATCCGCGACTTCCTCGCCCGTCGGCGCGCCCAGCTCACCCCGGAGCAGGTCGGGCTGCCCACCAGCGGCCGGCGCCGGGTCCCCGGGCTGCGCCGCGAGGAGGTCGCGGTCCTAGCGGGCGTGAGCACCGAGTGGTACACGCGGCTGGAGAAGGGGCACATCAGCGGCGTCTCCGAGGACGTCCTCGACGCGGTCGCCCGCACTCTGCAGCTGAGCGACGACGAGCGCACCTACCTGTTCGACCTGGCCAAAGCCGCCCGGCCCAGCCCCGCGACCCGGCGCCGCCGCAAGTCCGTGGACATCCCGCCCCGCGTCCAGTGGCTGCTCGACTCGATGACCCTGTCCGCGGCGTTCGTCGTCAACGGCCGCCTGGACATCGTGGCCACCAACGCACTCGCCCGCGCCCTGTTCGCCCCCATGTTCCACGGCCGCACCGCGGGAGAACACGGCCGTCCGAACTTCGCCCGGTTCTACTTCCTCGACGACGGCTCGCACGACTTCGTCGACGACTGGGACGGTGCCGCCAACATCACCGTCGCCCTGCTGCGCGCCGAAGCCGGCCGCTACCCCAACGACAGGGCGCTGCGCGAGCTCGTCGGTGAACTGTCCACCGTCAGCGCCGAGTTCCGCACCCGCTGGGCCGCCCACAACGTGCGCATCCACCACGGCGGCGTCAAACGCTTCCACCACCCCGAGGCCGGCTCCCTGGAGCTGACCTACCAGCCCCTCGACCTGCCCATGTCCGCCCACGAGGCGCACTCCCTGACCATCTACACCGCGGAACCGGGCACCTCGGACGAGGACCGGCTCAAGCTCCTGGCCAGCTGGGCGGCGACGCGGCTGCAGGTGGAGGGAGGTTGA